In a genomic window of Rosa chinensis cultivar Old Blush unplaced genomic scaffold, RchiOBHm-V2 RchiOBHmChr0c11, whole genome shotgun sequence:
- the LOC112181225 gene encoding uncharacterized protein LOC112181225, whose amino-acid sequence MASASLVSGSNGSARVSLGLARAAALQDDHWYMVGHLLRPKTRFLRFKSTIPSIWHLKFGLSIQDAGDRFLFQFDREADRNRALHGGPWFYRNTMLLLGEYDGMGSVEAVPLWGMEIWVAVRGLPVAIRNKTALTLIGSTIGQVIRFDQSALRCKEEEQRIRLILDTHRRVCTWMLFEFSPTVEPEITLLYEKVKGFCRDCGLFEQDALGCDGFLMKEKEELL is encoded by the coding sequence ATGGCTTCTGCTAGTCTTGTTTCTGGTTCCAATGGCTCTGCCCGAGTGTCTCTTGGGTTGGCAAGGGCAGCGGCTTTGCAGGACGACCATTGGTATATGGTGGGTCATTTGCTTAGACCTAAAACCAGGTTCCTGAGATTCAAGAGCACAATCCCATCCATTTGGCATCTCAAATTTGGTCTTTCAATCCAAGATGCCGGCGATCGCTTTCTCTTCCAGTTTGACCGTGAAGCTGACCGGAATCGTGCTCTTCATGGTGGTCCCTGGTTCTATAGGAACACCATGCTCTTGTTAGGTGAATATGATGGGATGGGCTCGGTGGAGGCAGTCCCATTGTGGGGTATGGAGATCTGGGTAGCGGTAAGAGGGTTACCGGTTGCCATTCGGAATAAAACCGCTCTAACACTTATTGGCTCAACTATTGGTCAAGTGATTCGTTTTGATCAATCGGCTCTTCGTTGTAAGGAGGAGGAGCAAAGAATCCGTCTGATTTTGGATACTCATCGCCGAGTTTGTACATGGATGTTGTTTGAATTTTCTCCCACAGTTGAACCTGAGATTACTTTGCTTTATGAGAAGGTGAAGGGCTTTTGCAGAGACTGTGGCCTGTTTGAACAAGATGCTTTGGGTTGTGATGGTTTtctgatgaaagaaaaggaggAACTATTGTAG
- the LOC112181226 gene encoding pentatricopeptide repeat-containing protein At3g04760, chloroplastic: MAETEVKSNSCADDLEKRVMKVFKEATKDCEDKESESESAAVLPDVAIYTVVIWACISAGKIMAAHKVYHHMIANGVAPTSCTYIILINTLATNSSSDVNFIGYAKKYFLEMLDKGMTPISSSYMAVFKAIARQEPVEKAREFLEQIQTKGFSPKLDVPHFDVAYMEEAMNALKMSDVLINATTDNKLQKLYREWSTTRKPLRDEFPKMYKALKADGNDDQAMELYRRAWDTNIIPEVVLHTGVIEDCLKAGNTECALKAYRTMLATGVAPNSYTYTVLIKGLTADPHFIEDAKKCLLEMMDKGLRPNAATYTAVIEGFARQEDKEAEEEGKQFVEVMMGKGLEPNVKAMMEVLKGRPKGVIRRVISIVLSKLKG; this comes from the exons ATGGCGGAGACTGAAGTCAAGTCCAATTCTTGTGCGGATGACCTCGAGAAACGTGTAATGAAGGTTTTCAAGGAGGCCACCAAAGACTGTGAGGACAAGGAA TCTGAGTCTGAGTCGGCTGCCGTACTGCCTGATGTGGCCATCTACACCGTTGTCATTTGGGCCTGCATCTCTGCCGGCAAGATCATGGCTGCTCACAAGGTCTACCACCACATGATAGCCAACGGTGTCGCCCCCACCTCCTGCACTTACATTATTCTCATCAACACACTTGCAACAAACTCATCTTCTGATGTCAATTTTATTGGGTATGCCAAGAAGTATTTTTTGGAAATGTTGGATAAGGGGATGACGCCTATTTCGTCCTCCTACATGGCCGTCTTCAAAGCCATTGCTCGCCAGGAGCCAGTGGAGAAGGCCAGGGAGTTCCTTGAGCAGATACAAACAAAGGGGTTCAGCCCTAAGTTGGATGTTCCTCACTTTGATGTGGCCTACATGGAAGAAGCAATGAATGCGTTGAAGATGTCTGATGTTCTTATCAACGCCACCACTGACAACAAGTTGCAAAAACTCTACCGTGAGTGGAGCACCACCCGCAAACCCCTCAGGGATGAGTTTCCGAAGATGTACAAAGCCTTGAAAGCCGATGGCAATGATGACCAGGCCATGGAGCTCTATAGGCGCGCTTGGGATACAAACATAATTCCAGAGGTCGTACTTCACACTGGTGTTATTGAAGACTGTCTCAAGGCTGGCAACACCGAGTGTGCTCTGAAGGCTTACAGGACCATGTTAGCTACTGGGGTTGCCCCAAACTCCTATACATACACTGTTTTAATCAAGGGACTCACTGCTGACCCCCACTTCATTGAAGATGCCAAGAAGTGCTTGCTTGAGATGATGGACAAGGGATTGAGGCCCAATGCTGCTACCTACACTGCAGTCATAGAAGGTTTTGCAAGGCAAGAGGACAAGGAAGCTGAGGAGGAGGGTAAACAGTTCGTGGAGGTCATGATGGGTAAGGGGCTTGAGCCAAACGTAAAGGCTATGATGGAGGTTTTAAAGGGAAGACCAAAAGGTGTTATAAGAAGGGTCATCAGCATTGTTCTTTCCAAGTTGAAGGGCTGA